From a region of the Streptomyces sp. NBC_01454 genome:
- a CDS encoding (deoxy)nucleoside triphosphate pyrophosphohydrolase, which translates to MTTVRVVVGGAVCERGRLLAARRSAPPALAGRWELPGGKVEDDETPERALERELREELGVEAAALDRIPGEWVLRPGYVLQVWTARLVSGVPQPLEDHDELRWLRPGEESQVDWLDQDRPAVAEVMRRLAAKNGVPPAAGASPVRP; encoded by the coding sequence ATGACGACCGTGCGCGTAGTGGTGGGCGGAGCGGTGTGCGAGCGCGGGCGGCTGCTGGCCGCCCGGCGCAGCGCACCGCCCGCGCTGGCCGGCCGCTGGGAGCTGCCCGGCGGCAAGGTGGAGGACGACGAGACCCCCGAGCGGGCGCTGGAGCGCGAGCTGCGCGAGGAGCTGGGGGTCGAGGCGGCGGCCCTGGACCGGATTCCGGGCGAGTGGGTGCTACGGCCGGGCTATGTCCTGCAGGTGTGGACTGCCCGGCTGGTGTCCGGGGTGCCACAGCCCCTGGAGGACCACGACGAGCTGCGCTGGCTGCGGCCCGGCGAGGAGAGTCAGGTCGACTGGCTGGACCAGGACCGCCCGGCGGTCGCCGAGGTGATGCGCAGGCTGGCGGCGAAGAACGGGGTGCCGCCCGCCGCCGGCGCCTCCCCGGTACGGCCGT
- a CDS encoding SPOR domain-containing protein, with protein MTEGAAVLPWLVIRQDEGGNRYRVGRYATRAEAERVADRLGTRGHQQLYVVEKADRAAT; from the coding sequence ATGACCGAGGGCGCAGCGGTGCTCCCCTGGCTCGTCATCCGCCAGGACGAAGGCGGCAACCGCTATCGCGTGGGCCGCTATGCCACCCGAGCGGAGGCGGAGCGGGTGGCCGACCGGCTTGGCACACGCGGCCACCAGCAGCTTTACGTGGTCGAGAAGGCCGATCGGGCAGCGACCTGA
- a CDS encoding APC family permease yields the protein MSTTKNPSAEQGSHSNYRRSLGTIALTATGLGSIIGSGWLFGAERAAAIAGPAAILAWVIGALVALTIALTYSELGAMFPKAGGMVRYGQYSHGSLAGYLAAWANWIAIVSVIPGEATASVQYMSSWDYGWTHALYDGKELTGTGVGLASILLIFYFFLNWFAISLFAKTNTAITVFKVVVPALTATALMMAHFDTGNIVHHGGFTPNGWSSVFTAVAVSGIVWAYNGFQSPLNLAGEARNPGKSLPKAVVWSILIALVIYVALQVAFLMAVPGDKLTAGGGWASLGFNSPLADLAVAWGLNWLALLLYADAFVSPSGTGMIYAATTSRMIHGVQENGHLPGIFGKVDKKTGVPRPALVLNLVIAFLFLAVFRGWGSLAEIVSVATVISYITGPVAVMSLRRISPNLNRPVKLRAMPIVAPIAMIFGSLVLYWGRWPLTGKVILIMAVGLPVWAWYEIGKPLTQGRKPWAELRPHLKAGAWMVAYLLVMAAVSYLGGKDFGGKGYLPEGWDIVLVAAIGLAFYFWGVRSSWRNPSLLTVEAELRAEEEAAAKEAAETDGAKASVGA from the coding sequence GTGAGCACGACGAAAAACCCGAGCGCGGAGCAGGGCTCGCACTCGAATTACCGTCGGTCCCTCGGGACCATCGCCCTGACCGCCACTGGTCTCGGGTCCATCATCGGCTCCGGCTGGCTCTTCGGAGCCGAACGGGCCGCCGCCATCGCCGGCCCGGCCGCGATCCTCGCCTGGGTCATCGGTGCGCTCGTCGCACTCACCATCGCCCTCACGTACAGCGAGCTGGGCGCGATGTTCCCGAAGGCCGGCGGCATGGTCCGCTACGGCCAGTATTCCCACGGCTCGCTCGCCGGCTACCTCGCGGCCTGGGCGAACTGGATCGCGATCGTCTCGGTCATCCCGGGTGAGGCCACCGCCTCCGTCCAGTACATGAGCTCCTGGGACTACGGCTGGACGCACGCGCTCTACGACGGCAAGGAGCTGACCGGCACCGGCGTCGGGCTGGCCAGCATCCTGCTGATCTTCTACTTCTTCCTCAACTGGTTCGCGATCTCGCTGTTCGCGAAGACCAACACCGCGATCACGGTCTTCAAGGTCGTCGTCCCGGCGCTGACCGCGACCGCGCTGATGATGGCGCACTTCGACACCGGCAACATCGTTCACCACGGCGGCTTCACGCCCAACGGCTGGAGCTCGGTCTTCACCGCCGTCGCCGTCTCGGGCATCGTCTGGGCCTACAACGGCTTCCAGTCCCCGCTGAACCTCGCCGGTGAGGCCCGCAACCCCGGCAAGTCGCTGCCGAAGGCCGTCGTCTGGTCGATCCTGATCGCCCTGGTCATCTATGTGGCGCTGCAGGTCGCGTTCCTGATGGCGGTGCCCGGTGACAAGCTCACCGCCGGCGGCGGCTGGGCCTCCCTCGGCTTCAACTCGCCGCTCGCCGACCTCGCCGTGGCCTGGGGCCTGAACTGGCTGGCGCTGCTGCTGTACGCGGACGCCTTCGTCTCGCCGTCCGGTACCGGCATGATCTACGCGGCCACCACCTCGCGCATGATCCACGGTGTGCAGGAGAACGGCCATCTGCCCGGCATCTTCGGCAAGGTGGACAAGAAGACCGGTGTGCCGCGCCCGGCGCTGGTGCTCAACCTCGTGATCGCCTTCCTCTTCCTCGCGGTCTTCCGCGGCTGGGGCTCGCTGGCCGAGATCGTCTCGGTGGCCACGGTCATCTCGTACATCACCGGGCCGGTCGCGGTGATGTCGCTGCGCCGTATCTCGCCGAACCTCAATCGCCCGGTCAAGCTGCGCGCGATGCCGATCGTCGCGCCGATCGCCATGATCTTCGGTTCGCTGGTGCTGTACTGGGGCCGCTGGCCGCTGACCGGCAAGGTCATCCTGATCATGGCCGTCGGACTGCCGGTCTGGGCCTGGTACGAGATCGGCAAGCCGCTGACCCAGGGCCGCAAGCCGTGGGCCGAGCTGCGCCCGCACCTCAAGGCCGGTGCCTGGATGGTGGCGTACCTGCTGGTCATGGCCGCGGTGTCGTACCTGGGCGGCAAGGACTTCGGCGGCAAGGGCTATCTGCCGGAGGGCTGGGACATCGTCCTGGTCGCCGCGATCGGCCTCGCCTTCTACTTCTGGGGTGTGCGCAGCTCCTGGCGCAACCCCTCGCTGCTCACGGTCGAGGCCGAGCTCCGTGCCGAGGAGGAGGCCGCGGCGAAGGAGGCCGCCGAGACCGACGGCGCCAAGGCGTCCGTCGGGGCCTGA
- a CDS encoding GntR family transcriptional regulator, with protein MPFGEQPAYLRVAGDLRQKIVDGLLPPHTRLPSQARIREEYGVSDTVALEARKVLMAEGLVEGRSGSGTYVREQPVPRRIARVGFHSSGGCTPFRQEQTDERVRGTWESSSEQEAAGPAVAARLRIAQGSKVMRTRYVFRAEGEPAMLSTSWEPLEVTGRTPVMLPEEGPLAGRGVVERMAAIDVVVDNVVEEVGARPALAEEAMTLGGVPGHAVLVVSRTYFAGGRPVETADVVTLADRHRVTYHLPVK; from the coding sequence GTGCCTTTCGGTGAGCAGCCCGCGTACCTCCGCGTCGCCGGCGACCTGCGCCAGAAAATCGTCGACGGCTTACTGCCGCCGCACACCCGTCTCCCTTCTCAGGCGCGCATCCGCGAGGAGTACGGCGTCTCGGACACCGTCGCGCTGGAGGCGCGGAAGGTCCTGATGGCCGAGGGGCTGGTCGAGGGCCGCTCGGGGTCGGGCACCTATGTGCGCGAGCAGCCCGTTCCGCGCCGTATCGCCCGCGTCGGCTTCCACTCGTCGGGCGGCTGTACGCCGTTCCGGCAGGAGCAGACGGACGAACGGGTGCGGGGCACCTGGGAGTCCAGCAGCGAGCAGGAGGCGGCCGGTCCGGCGGTCGCCGCCCGGCTGCGGATCGCGCAGGGGTCCAAGGTGATGCGGACGCGCTATGTCTTCCGGGCCGAGGGGGAGCCGGCGATGCTCTCGACCTCCTGGGAGCCCTTGGAGGTGACCGGGCGGACGCCGGTGATGCTGCCGGAGGAGGGGCCCCTGGCGGGGCGGGGGGTGGTCGAGCGGATGGCGGCCATCGACGTCGTGGTGGACAACGTCGTCGAGGAGGTCGGGGCCCGGCCGGCGCTGGCGGAGGAGGCGATGACGCTGGGCGGGGTGCCGGGGCATGCGGTGCTGGTCGTGTCGCGGACGTACTTCGCGGGCGGCCGGCCGGTCGAAACGGCCGATGTCGTCACCCTCGCCGACCGGCACCGGGTCACCTATCACCTGCCGGTGAAGTAG
- a CDS encoding PIG-L deacetylase family protein, whose protein sequence is MPAEHLSPMPKDWQRALAVVAHPDDLEFGAGAAIAEWTAAGREVSYLLVTRGEAGIDGLAPAECATVREREQRAGAALVGVHTVEFLDHHHDGVIEPGRTLRRDLSAAIRRHRPELLMTLNHHDTWGGGRWNTPDHRVVGRAVLDAAGDAGNRWIFRDLTAAKGLAPWNGVRWVAVAGSPHPTHAAEVGPGIDRAVASLAAHATYIKGLRGADQDPHTYARTFIEQMLRNGGERYRGHPATLFQVFPR, encoded by the coding sequence ATGCCCGCCGAACACCTCTCCCCCATGCCCAAGGACTGGCAGCGCGCACTCGCCGTCGTCGCCCACCCCGACGACCTCGAATTCGGCGCCGGTGCCGCCATCGCCGAATGGACCGCCGCGGGGCGCGAGGTCAGCTACCTCCTGGTCACTCGCGGTGAGGCCGGTATCGACGGGCTCGCGCCGGCCGAGTGCGCCACGGTCCGCGAGCGGGAGCAGCGGGCCGGCGCCGCGCTCGTCGGCGTCCACACCGTCGAGTTCCTCGACCACCACCACGACGGCGTCATCGAACCCGGCCGGACGCTGCGCCGCGATCTGTCCGCGGCCATCCGCCGCCACCGCCCCGAACTCCTGATGACCCTCAACCACCACGACACCTGGGGCGGCGGCCGCTGGAACACCCCCGACCACCGGGTGGTCGGCCGCGCGGTCCTCGATGCGGCGGGCGACGCCGGCAACCGCTGGATCTTCCGCGACCTCACCGCCGCGAAGGGCCTGGCGCCCTGGAACGGCGTCCGCTGGGTGGCCGTGGCGGGCTCCCCGCACCCCACCCACGCCGCCGAGGTGGGCCCCGGCATCGACCGTGCGGTCGCCTCACTGGCGGCCCACGCCACCTACATCAAGGGCCTGCGCGGCGCCGACCAGGACCCGCACACCTACGCCCGCACCTTCATCGAGCAGATGCTGCGCAACGGCGGCGAACGCTACCGGGGCCACCCTGCCACGCTCTTCCAGGTCTTTCCCCGCTGA
- a CDS encoding carbonic anhydrase, translated as MDGAKHPDRRAMLAGGLFVATAALTGCSSKRAAPLPAGASPQGRAASPQARPTTPAAAFARLMAGNQRWVSGNLKHPDRDPNRRQFVAEKQKPYGSILSCIDSRVPPELLFDTGLGDLYVMRTGGEAVGPVVTGSVEYGPMTSGTPLIVVLGHQRCGAVEASYNSLRDGKPLPGNLEAIARALRPAYEETVRRGGGSDPVDTMARNQVTLTAAALRSNQDLAPLVKKGTLAVVGAYYSLDTGKVGVLAGAPS; from the coding sequence ATGGACGGAGCGAAACACCCGGATCGCAGGGCCATGCTCGCCGGCGGCCTTTTCGTCGCCACGGCCGCACTCACGGGCTGCTCGTCGAAGCGCGCCGCCCCGTTGCCGGCCGGCGCTTCGCCACAAGGGCGGGCGGCTTCGCCACAAGCGCGGCCGACCACGCCCGCCGCGGCCTTCGCACGGCTGATGGCCGGCAACCAGCGCTGGGTGAGCGGAAACCTCAAGCACCCCGACCGGGACCCGAACCGCCGCCAGTTCGTCGCCGAGAAGCAGAAGCCGTACGGCTCGATTCTCTCGTGCATCGACTCCCGGGTGCCGCCGGAACTCCTCTTCGACACCGGGCTGGGCGACCTCTACGTGATGCGCACGGGCGGCGAGGCGGTCGGCCCGGTGGTCACGGGTTCCGTCGAGTACGGCCCCATGACCAGCGGCACGCCGCTCATCGTGGTCCTCGGCCATCAGCGGTGCGGCGCGGTCGAGGCCTCGTACAACTCGCTGCGCGACGGCAAGCCGCTGCCCGGCAACCTGGAGGCGATCGCCAGGGCCCTGCGTCCGGCGTACGAGGAAACGGTCCGCCGGGGCGGTGGCTCCGACCCCGTCGACACCATGGCCCGCAACCAGGTCACCCTGACCGCCGCCGCCCTGCGCTCCAACCAGGACCTGGCCCCCCTCGTCAAAAAGGGCACCCTCGCCGTGGTCGGCGCCTACTACTCCCTCGACACCGGCAAAGTGGGAGTCCTGGCGGGGGCGCCTTCCTGA